A window of Ignicoccus hospitalis KIN4/I contains these coding sequences:
- a CDS encoding DNA cytosine methyltransferase — MRRAFFDLFSGAGGFALGFEMAGFEGVLGVDNDKAPARSYAANHPKALTLVEDVSKLSSKTIERLVGDVDVVIGSPPCEPYTAANPKREKDPLDRLYKDPVGRLVLHFIRIVGDLKPKVFVMENVKGLIEGPLKDALRREFARVGYPKVYFNVLRAEDYCVPSHRVRVFVSNVPLRPPKCNKVITVEEALRGLPPPNFEWPPNHEPPHVPKRLERRAAKLKWGEALIHYRGSGGKLYPNMIKLHPKKLAPTVLGSSRFFHPYENRLLTVREQARLMGYPDNFIFLGGKDSQYNQVGESVPPPLAKAIAEEALKFL, encoded by the coding sequence ATGAGGAGAGCGTTCTTTGACCTCTTCTCCGGGGCAGGGGGCTTCGCCTTAGGCTTTGAAATGGCCGGCTTTGAAGGGGTCTTGGGGGTGGACAACGACAAGGCGCCGGCGAGGAGCTACGCCGCCAACCACCCCAAGGCCTTAACGCTAGTGGAGGACGTGTCCAAGCTGAGCAGCAAGACCATAGAGAGGTTGGTAGGGGACGTGGACGTGGTAATAGGCTCTCCCCCGTGCGAGCCCTACACCGCCGCCAACCCCAAGAGGGAGAAGGACCCCTTGGACAGGCTGTACAAGGACCCGGTCGGGAGGCTGGTGCTCCACTTCATAAGGATAGTTGGCGACTTGAAGCCCAAAGTATTTGTAATGGAAAATGTGAAAGGGCTGATAGAGGGGCCCTTGAAGGACGCCTTGAGGAGGGAGTTCGCGAGGGTTGGGTACCCGAAGGTCTACTTCAACGTACTTAGGGCGGAGGACTACTGCGTCCCCTCTCACAGGGTCAGGGTCTTCGTCTCTAACGTACCGCTCAGGCCCCCGAAGTGCAACAAGGTAATAACCGTAGAGGAGGCGTTGAGGGGCTTGCCGCCGCCGAACTTCGAGTGGCCCCCGAACCACGAGCCGCCCCACGTGCCCAAGAGGCTCGAGAGGAGGGCGGCCAAGCTCAAGTGGGGGGAGGCGCTAATACATTACAGGGGCAGCGGAGGCAAGCTCTACCCTAACATGATAAAGCTCCACCCCAAGAAGCTCGCCCCCACGGTGCTCGGCAGCTCCCGCTTCTTCCACCCTTACGAGAACAGGCTGTTGACTGTTAGAGAGCAAGCGAGGTTGATGGGCTACCCGGACAACTTCATATTCTTGGGGGGTAAGGACAGCCAGTACAACCAAGTGGGCGAGTCCGTGCCACCCCCCTTGGCTAAGGCCATAGCTGAGGAAGCGCTCAAATTCCTTTGA